The Amblyraja radiata isolate CabotCenter1 chromosome 21, sAmbRad1.1.pri, whole genome shotgun sequence genome contains the following window.
agggtctgccttcggtttaaaccagcatctgcagttccttccgacacgctTAGAATGCACCAACGTGTTGGACGTGGAGCGTCTCTCTTGCTCTAATATATTTGGCAAAAGTCCTATAGCAGAGCAGGATCTTTGATATTTGGTGTCCATTGCTGTCCCGTCAGCTGATCGAGGGGAGGTTGGTGAGATGCACCAGGCCTCTGGTGCAGTCACCCTAGGAGCGGCCACAGTCGTGAGCCGGGCGGAGCTTCCCCTAACGCGGACAAGGCCAAAGCAAgatcccaaagatcctatagcgagctccCAGGAAGCGCGGAGTGAAAGCTTGCAGGGAAGGCTTGCACTCGGTGAGTTCAGTTCCCATTTGGggtatccctcccccatcctctgtATCTGAATATGTAGGATTTATTCTGTTGAAATTGACCGCGGATTATTGTAAATCGCTTTTTAAAGTGGAAAGAAGTATCAATGTAACAAATTTAAAGTAATATATCCAATTAAaagatgtttgaagaagggtctcgacccgaagcgtcaccagagatgctgcctgtcccgctgagttactccagcattttgtgtctatttttggtgaaaaccagcatctgcagttcctacattaAAGATGGTTTCTCCTGGGAAGAAAATGATTAAATTGGTAAATATAATAGCTGGGATGTTAATGATCAGGGAGGTTGGTGGGATTAGGGAATCATACAGTGTAGGGCGAGGAGTCAAGGGGgaaggcacaacgtgctggaggactcagagggtcaggcagcctcccCCAGTGGCGGGCACAGACACGCGATGTTCTCGGTCGAGCCCTTTCTTCAGCCTCTGGTCAGGTTGTGCCCCCTCGTGTTCAGTTTAGGAAAAGCCTGAAGCGGAAACTCTGACAGAATTCCTTGATCAACATCCCCTCTTCACAtggtacacttccttatctatgtatctcactctcccctgacttcagtctgaagaagggcctagacccgaaatgtcacccattccttctctccagagatgctgcctgtcccgctgagttactccagcattttgtgcgtatCTGGCAGAAATGCCACTGGCCCCCTCCTTCCCGCGCCGTGAGATATCTGTCAGGTCACAAGATTGTCACATTCCTTGCGGTGGCGTCGATGCAAATTCCCCCTAACGTGCCTTTTGGCgagagagtgacaatctgacaacCTTTTTTGATTTGATTCACGGATCAGTTATCTGCTGGTTACCAGGAAGCAAATACACTGCCATAGTCCCTACAATACAACAACCATTCTGCATCGCACAGTGTCTCAGCAGCCGTGTAGATCTCggaaataagacacaaaatgctggagtaactcagcgggtcaggcagcatctctggagagaaggaatggttgacgtttcgggtcgagacccttcttcagttctcggGGGCTTTCTGAGCTCATGAAACGATATGCATGAGAATGAACTGTAAAAGCCTCTGAATGTTTTCATGTTTAAGTCACTGATTAGGAGAATTCTGATGATAAATATTGATTCCTGCTCCTTGAGGTGTCCAGACCCTCTGTGCTGCTTCCTTAGGATTGGAGAGCTTTGTTTCTTTGTGAGAATCACAATATTCCCATGTTGCTTCCTGTTGCAGGCACGGGCAAACCCACAGTAATGGCAGGATTGGACACTGTGGCACAGTGCGACGTACCTGTTACTCTTCTTGAGAATAGGATCAAAGCTGCTAAGGATCCAGAGGAGAAGGAAAAGCTGCAGAAAGACCTGGAGCATCTCCTTGAGGTAATGGTGCAAACTTGTTCCTCTACCCTGGGCCCCATACGAGGCATCTCCACTCATCGGGAACCAGCAAGGAGACTGTTGGATGGTGCTAGTCAGTGTGGGGCAGACAGCCTCACTAACCTGCCTACAGTGCAGGGAGACACACACTGGTGGTTGTGCTGCTGTCAAATGGGGCTCATGCTCCAGGGAATTCTTCATTGTTCCCAGGACGGGCAGTAAAATGATGGATTCCCAGTCTTtgtctacagtttagtttattgtcacgtgaaccgaggtacagtgaaaagcatttgtggcgtgctatctagtcagtggaaagacaatacatgattatgtaAACcgcgccatttacagtgtacagatacacgatacggGTCCTTCCCGTGTTGTCGGGGTGTAACCAAACAGCTCTGTGTGTTGCAGGTGAGGGAGCTAATCCGACAGACAGTGCGAGAGATTGTTACTCTGGCCACGGACTCCGAGGAACAGGCTGAGCGAGTGCTCGGCCCCAAGAAGCGCCTCACGGAGCGGGAAAACTACCGCTCTGCGGTGGAGTATTTCCAAATGCGGTGCTTTGACTGGCACAATCCAGAGGTAAGTCTGCGATGCATTCACATAGTACAGAGATAGATGCCAAGGTGAGTTCATGCGACCATTGTCAAGTCTATATTATCAAGAGGCCAAAGAGAAAATATACCAGGGTAGGCGATCAAAAGCTGGGTCAACGTGTTAGCTTTAAGGAGGGGCGAGAGGCAGGGTGGTTGGGGAGTGAATTCTGGAGCATGAGGGCGAGATAGCAGAGGGTTTGGCCACCGATGATGGTGCGGATGAAGCCAACGAAGCATATACTGTAGCAGCTGAGGGGGTGTGGAAACACTGCGGGAGTTGCAGGGTTACGGAGTTGTCGAGGTGTAGAGACCTGGCCAAGGAGGGTTTTACACCATTGTAAACAAGGGCAGGTCACTTGGACCCAGGTGTTGTGATGGTAGGCCATGACGTGGATGGCAGAAGTTTGGATGAGCTCGAGGTACCGCAGCTGAGAGACTTGGCTGCAACCAGGAGACCAATCGTTAAATCAAGAATAGAGGGATAATATCCTGGGTGAActagggtctgatgaagggtctcaacaccaAACCTTCATCAATCcaggttcttcacagatgctgcctgaacctctgagttactccagcactttgtgtccttttgtgtaaatcagcatgtctgcatttccttgtttctactgggtGGCCCTCGTCACCCACTCTTCCAACACGCACAGGCATCAAAGAGGTTAAAATCCAGAAATAGCTTCCTACCTGCAGTTCAACCCCTGAATGATAACCCCCGCACCTGTAGGATAGATGCTAGGGTGACACACCTACAATCaaaaccccacacactgacactgtaCCCTGAGGAGTCCCATCCATTGGGAGCGAAAGAGACATGGCCAGTCTGGCCCTGCTTCAATCACCTCAGAACATGGGTCGGACGGTGCAAGCCTTCATGCAGAAGTGGGGGTACAACAACGAACAACTGAATGTGACTACGGGGAGGCAACCCAAACTAGTTGAGAATTTTGTCGTATCTCATGGTTGTGAATGGTGTGGAAAAGAGGCATTCCTCTGTACCAGTCTGGGCATTGTAAATACTTGTTCTGATGTATATTGTTACAGTATGTTACATAATGATGGGTAGGAAAGTGAGTTGTGCTTTGTTGTTACAGCATGAATATGCTCTTCACCAGTTGAGTCCCTTCATCAATTTATGTGTGGAGAAGATCCCACTGACACGGTACAGTAATACCCAACTCTCTCTTTGCTCAAGCAATCGAAGCAAATGACATCTGGAATTAACTCTTAACAGATCATTGATCCCTTTAACAGAAAGCCTGATGGAAAAGTAGTGAGCTGGACAGTGCAATGTATAtattctgtatgttctccctgtgatcgctttGGCTTCCACcaagtgctctagtttcctcccacatcccaaactcgTGTAGgttcatttgcctctgtaaattgcccctagtgggtgagAAGGTGCGATGGCATGGaattagtgtgagcgggtgattgatTGTAGGTTTGGACTCCGTggggcgaagggcttgtttccatggtgtatctttaacctaaactaaacagcatGGTAGTATGTTTCTGTGCCACTTAATGTAATGGATGCTATTTTATGTAATTAAACTGACCTGGGTCTATTTACTCAGAGTAATGGGGCTAAGCTCCACAGTACAAATATTCAACAGGGATATCATGAGTTAGGTCAGGTTACCCAGAGTAAAAACAGCAGTAGCCTTTGTCAAACTTGAAATAATCATCAAAATCAGCCTTCGAGTCTGAATTAGTAGCAGGCTAACTTTGTACAGTCTTGTCTTTTTGAAGCAGGGAATCCCGGGCAGAGGGATAGTTTACAGCCATTGACCCAGCACAATCAAAGCCTTTTAGTCATCAGTTCAGGACCATTCAAGTCAGAGAATTAAGGAAAGTGCTGGTAATATAATCATgaaagtattgtcattcaatctgACAGTATTGAAAAGCATTAAATGTACGGACTTATTTTTGTCCAAAATAAGTGTCTCCGCTTTGTCATCTTGAATCAAACATTGGTTGAAGTTGTTCATCTTGGTCTCTTGTCTTGGAAAGGAGCCGTCAAAATTGTAACAGATCTTTGCCTCTTTTCTTAACAAATGTAGATTGTGTTCGATTTTTTtctaaagctttttttttttctgtGCTATCCTCCTGTCCACGAGCTGCATTGTAATCACTCCTTTGTTTTTAAATAGGATCAAGGATGCGATTGACCAAGTCAGTGAAAAGCTGAAGAAATGAAGAGCTGGCTCTCCTCATCTTTAACACAGCAGAGGGAAGGACCATCAAGGACCTGTCCCTCCCTCGGCCCGTGTGCTTTCAAACTGGAATTGTAATTTTTTTAgagtttttctctctctctctctgctggtCAGATCATCTTGCTTGCAATAACTGGGAGGAGGTTTCTGCTGAAAAGCAAATCATGGGAGAAAAGCAAATTATAGACAGCTTTTATACTTTAAATAATCAAATGATTACACAATGATACCATTAGTTGAATGCTACCTCAGATGGTAGAAATATTTCTGTGCCATTAATATTTGTAATGTTGAAAATTCCTTCTCAATAGGTATGGGGTCAGATTAGTTAAATATACTTGATTATTGcaaatcaatttattttttattttttccaaatCTTTATTTTAAAGATTTAAACAGCTTCTGAGTGGCCTACCTTGATTTCTCTCACCATTCACATCTGCACTGTGAGGCAATTTAATCAGAAGTTGACAATCGGGCTTCACTAAATCTCCTTTAGGCAATGGCGAGGCTTAATTTTGCAGTGATTTTAGTCATTTCTTACCAGCAGGGCAGGCGGTTAGTTCTACGGTGGCTGAGTCTTGAGAACAAGACCCAGACTGATTCATAAGGGCATTTCTGAGAGAGTGCAGTATTTGTGTGCATGCCGACTTCTGGGTgagatttataccaaagccatccAATCTTTTTCAGGATGTAATGTAAAAGACCCTATCCAAATATTTGTGGAGATGaaagtagacataaatgctggagaaactcagtgggtgaggcagcatctatggagcggaggaaataggcaacgtttcgggtcaaaacccttcttcagaagtgaagaTTAATGTGGATTCCCGGCCAGCGTTTACTGCTAAACGAGACCTTTTGGCCTGTCCTTTGTTTAATATCATTCTGTGTACAAACATTCCCAATGGTAACTACATTTCAATTGGCTGGGAAGGCTTCAAGAACAGTGCTTGAGAAATGAATGGTGTCAAATAAAtttgaatcttttttttaaattattgcttttattttaagTAAATGAAATGATTGTCATTGTTCTGATTATTTGTTCTCTGTGTTAGTATTTCTAATTATTGCTCTTCTGATCACATTATGTTTTCAAAAATTAGAGTTTTCCCAATACAGAGTAAAACAGCGACACTTTTTCATTGAACCCACATGTGAGGACTAGGACTTGTAGCAACTAATGCTTCCATTAAGAGGAGGATAAGAAGTAGGATTGCAAGTTGCTTATTTATTTGTAGAATCATTTGTGGGCATATTTGCTTCTAAATCAAGAAATTTCAGATTTAAGTCTAACTTCAGGAACCTGAGCACACGTTAGAACATCCCAGATTGTTGGAGATAACCAAGTATGCCAGCTGTTGAATTTATCTCCACCCTTActcgcaggcgaatggggttaggagggagtgatagatcgatcagccatgattgaatggcggaatagacttgatgggccgaatggcctaattctaacctATTCCTATGACcatatgaaacaggccattgttagctgtggcctatGTGAAAACGAGTGTAGACGTGGAGTACATCTCATTTCCAGCTTCCTCCTCCCtactacaaccagtctgaagaaggagcctgaactgaaacgtcacctgtccattccctccacaggtggtgcctgagttcctccagcactttgtgttttgtccacTATCCTGCAGGTTGTCCTTGATGAGCTGATGCTTTGACTAAATCTCTTTTTCTTTAGTCTCGCCGAGATTCAGGTCTGTGTTTTGACAGAGAAAGAGAGGCTGGAAATGAGAGTAAGATCAGATTACAGGCATTTGCGTTGGACACTGTCCAGGAATGCAAAGAAGGAGACGGATAGAGTTCTGAAGGGTTCAGGTAAACCGGAGCAATTATTTCAGTAACAGTGTTTTTCTAACACACAATCTCCTGGCAGGTGAGTTTTAAGATGCCATTGCTAGTTTAGGCAGCTTTGCTCGTGAGATAGTGAGAATAGACCTTGCACATCCCATCGTGCTGTGTTAGAACCACGCCTCATATATAACTAATGTCTGACCCTTGCACAAGGtcaatggcaataataaactctaGATGCTTTTCATCTTCTGTAACCAAAGCTCTGCTCAGTTCCAGAATGATTAATATCAAAGCTAAAAGTATATCTGAGAAGAGGGGAATCTAATTTCTCCGACAGCTGACAAATTCATTAGCAATGCACTGTCAGCTCGGCTGTACAATATGCCCAACAAAAGTCATCCCAAAGTGAACTAATGTTGAATCGATTATTTATTTGTTAGGTTTCTCCTCTGCCGTATAGTGCTGAGTGTCAGTCTCTGTCTTAGTACCTCGCGCCAAGTGGCTGCTCTCCAGCTACTGATTAAACAAAATGAGTACAGGTAGGATATTCATTCATGCGGGTAACTCCATATCTTCATTTAGGCTCTGCACACAAGTGCTTAAAGCAAAGTGATTTGGGTGATTATCCTGGTTGACGACTGTACGGGGGagggcatattgactggttgcttcaCTGTCAAGTTCAACAAGTAAAAGCCAAAGaacaaattgattgattgatactttattgtcacgtgtactaggtacagtgagattccttCTTTTCAAACAGTACAAGCGTGCAAGAGTCGCCATGGAAAGGACGGCGACaggttacaaaagtattcaatataaTTCCTCTTCCTTCTCTCAGAGAGGTAAACACTGCTTGGTCCATCACAGCTACTGACCTTCAAAAGGATTTAGAGGAGGTGCTGTCCTAAaagccaatccgacctctctgtcctgggtctcctccatggccagagcgagcaacatcggaaattggaggaacagcacctcatattccgcttggggagtctgcatcctgcgggcatgagcgttgaattctcccaattttgtttgcccttgctgtctcctcccatccctcagccctcgggctcctcctcctttttcctttcttctccccgccacccccccccccaaccccccatcagtctgaaaaagggtttcggcccgaaacgttgcctatttccttcgctccatagatgctgctgcacccgctgagtttctccagcatttttgt
Protein-coding sequences here:
- the LOC116984892 gene encoding legumain-like; translation: MHQASGAVTLGAATVVSRAELPLTRTRPKQDPKDPIASSQEARSESLQGRLALGTGKPTVMAGLDTVAQCDVPVTLLENRIKAAKDPEEKEKLQKDLEHLLEVRELIRQTVREIVTLATDSEEQAERVLGPKKRLTERENYRSAVEYFQMRCFDWHNPEHEYALHQLSPFINLCVEKIPLTRIKDAIDQVSEKLKK